One stretch of Methyloversatilis sp. RAC08 DNA includes these proteins:
- a CDS encoding class I SAM-dependent methyltransferase yields the protein MNDDTKNHWEDVYARRTPDSVSWFQPHAEHSLDLIARTGLTHDAAIIDVGGGASTLVDDLLARGYHDLTVLDLSAAALDAAQARLGDDARRVRWLEADITEVALPAQRYDLWHDRAVFHFPTDAAQRQAYVERVLRAVKPGGHVIVATFAEDGPDRCSGLPVMRYGADTLHAEFGVPFELLEHSRETHHTPGGAVQQFVYCYCRRSAS from the coding sequence ATGAACGACGATACGAAAAACCACTGGGAAGACGTCTATGCCCGCAGGACTCCCGACAGCGTGAGCTGGTTCCAGCCGCACGCGGAGCATTCGCTGGATCTGATCGCCCGCACCGGCCTCACGCACGATGCCGCAATCATCGACGTCGGCGGCGGCGCATCGACCCTGGTCGACGATCTGCTGGCGCGTGGCTATCACGACCTCACCGTGCTCGACCTCTCCGCTGCCGCGCTCGATGCGGCGCAGGCACGGCTTGGCGACGACGCCCGACGGGTTCGCTGGTTAGAGGCGGACATCACGGAAGTCGCTCTGCCTGCGCAGCGCTACGACCTCTGGCACGACCGAGCGGTCTTCCACTTCCCGACCGATGCCGCGCAGCGGCAGGCCTATGTCGAACGGGTGCTGCGCGCGGTGAAACCCGGCGGCCACGTCATCGTCGCCACCTTCGCCGAGGACGGGCCGGATCGCTGCAGCGGCCTGCCGGTGATGCGCTACGGCGCCGACACGCTGCACGCCGAATTCGGCGTGCCCTTCGAGCTGCTAGAACACAGCCGCGAAACCCATCACACGCCGGGCGGCGCGGTGCAGCAGTTCGTCTATTGCTATTGCCGGCGCTCGGCAAGCTGA
- the soxA gene encoding sulfur oxidation c-type cytochrome SoxA, producing MKNSTYAACVAASALMFATPVLADATAEGIAKYREALAEGNPAELWEMRGEELWKEARGPKKATLEKCDLGQGPGVVKGAFVTLPRHFADTGRVQDLESRLLTCMETLQGIPADEVAKTPFGKGEQKNIEALVAWISAESRGMKFNLPMAHPEEKRMYEIGKRAFNYRGGTHDFGCVTCHGEDGKRIRLQDLPNLTKGPDAARGFGSWPAYRVSSGELWSMQRRLNDCFRQQRFPYPVYGSDVTIALSSYLGVTANGTVESIAPAIKR from the coding sequence ATGAAGAACAGCACATACGCTGCCTGCGTTGCCGCGTCCGCGCTCATGTTTGCCACGCCGGTGCTGGCAGACGCCACTGCCGAGGGCATTGCCAAGTACCGCGAGGCGCTGGCCGAGGGCAATCCGGCCGAGTTGTGGGAAATGCGCGGCGAGGAGTTGTGGAAGGAGGCGCGCGGCCCGAAGAAGGCCACACTCGAAAAGTGTGATCTCGGCCAGGGGCCGGGCGTCGTCAAGGGCGCCTTCGTCACGCTGCCGCGCCATTTCGCCGACACCGGCCGCGTGCAGGATCTGGAATCCCGCCTGTTGACCTGCATGGAAACGCTGCAGGGCATTCCGGCCGACGAGGTGGCCAAGACGCCGTTCGGCAAGGGTGAACAGAAGAACATCGAGGCGCTGGTCGCGTGGATATCAGCCGAATCGCGCGGCATGAAGTTCAACCTGCCGATGGCGCACCCGGAGGAAAAGCGCATGTACGAAATCGGCAAACGCGCCTTCAATTATCGCGGCGGCACACACGATTTCGGCTGCGTCACCTGTCATGGCGAAGATGGCAAGCGCATTCGCCTGCAGGATCTGCCCAACCTGACCAAGGGCCCGGACGCCGCGCGCGGCTTCGGATCGTGGCCGGCCTACCGGGTGTCGTCGGGCGAGTTGTGGAGCATGCAGCGGCGGCTCAACGACTGCTTCCGCCAGCAGCGTTTCCCGTATCCGGTGTACGGCTCGGACGTGACCATCGCCCTGTCGAGCTATCTGGGCGTGACCGCAAATGGCACGGTCGAAAGCATCGCCCCGGCCATCAAGCGTTAA
- the soxX gene encoding sulfur oxidation c-type cytochrome SoxX: MNIRIRQGAIALAVLATLATVAGCAGTGAPTVSSADYDKDAAAVMAASFREQGIVKTDRLTQDEVMVACSKFGHSLDDELRERFQAAALAEVKWPSDGKYIGDWKEGEKIAQSGRGLTWTDKAGEANGGNCYNCHRITKKEISYGTIGPSLYQYGKVHGNTESTQKYVWAKIWNPNAYSACTNMPRFGTHGILDEKQIRHIVALLLDPKSPVNAE; this comes from the coding sequence ATGAATATCCGCATCCGCCAGGGCGCAATCGCGCTCGCCGTGCTGGCCACGCTAGCCACTGTCGCAGGCTGCGCCGGCACCGGCGCGCCCACCGTCTCCTCAGCCGATTACGACAAGGACGCCGCGGCGGTCATGGCCGCATCCTTCCGCGAACAGGGCATCGTCAAGACCGATCGCCTGACGCAGGACGAAGTCATGGTCGCCTGCTCGAAATTCGGGCACAGCCTCGACGACGAACTGCGCGAACGATTCCAGGCAGCGGCGCTCGCCGAGGTGAAGTGGCCGTCCGACGGCAAGTACATCGGCGACTGGAAGGAAGGCGAAAAGATCGCGCAGAGCGGTCGCGGCCTGACCTGGACCGACAAGGCCGGTGAAGCCAACGGCGGCAATTGCTACAACTGCCACCGCATCACGAAGAAGGAAATTTCGTACGGCACCATCGGCCCCAGCCTGTACCAGTACGGCAAGGTGCATGGCAACACGGAATCCACGCAGAAGTATGTGTGGGCCAAGATCTGGAATCCGAACGCCTACAGCGCCTGCACCAACATGCCCCGCTTCGGCACGCACGGCATCCTGGACGAAAAGCAGATCCGCCACATCGTGGCGCTGCTGCTCGACCCGAAGTCGCCGGTCAACGCGGAGTGA
- the soxB gene encoding thiosulfohydrolase SoxB: protein MSMNRREFLQVLAAASAGGMALHGNFAHAASAAGQMYELPRFGNVSLLHFTDCHAQLMPIHFREPDVNLGIGDMMGRPPHLVGEKLLKQFGIAPGSAQAHAFTCLDFSQAAKTYGKVGGFAHLATLVKRMKASRPGALLLDGGDTWQGSGLSLWTKGQDMVDACKLLGVDVMTGHWEFTYGAERVKQIVDGDFAGKIDFVAQNVKTTDFGDQVFPPFVIKPINGVPVAIIGQAFPYTPIANPRYFTPDWSFGINDESLQEHVDAARTKGAQVVVVLSHNGMDVDIKMASRVRGVDAILGGHTHDGVPAPVIVKNGGGQTLVTNAGSNGKFLGVLDFDVKGGKVSDFRYHLLPVFSNLIQPDADMASLIAKLRAPHEAKLNEKLAVTEGLLYRRGNFNGSFDQLILDGLMKMKDAEIAFSPGFRWGTSLLPGDPITMENLLDQTAITYPYTTLTPMTGEFIRTVLEDVCDNLFNPDPYYQQGGDMVRVGGLQYRCDPNARMGSRITAMSLGGKPIEASKTYRVAGWAPVSEEAKNAGGEPIWDLMARYLRDVKTIKPVKLNLPELQGVAGNPGMA from the coding sequence ATGAGCATGAATCGCCGCGAATTCCTGCAGGTGCTGGCGGCCGCCAGCGCCGGCGGCATGGCCCTGCATGGCAACTTCGCCCACGCTGCGAGCGCGGCTGGGCAGATGTACGAACTGCCGCGCTTCGGCAACGTGAGCCTGCTGCATTTCACCGACTGCCACGCGCAGCTGATGCCCATCCACTTCCGCGAACCGGACGTGAATCTGGGCATCGGCGACATGATGGGTCGGCCACCGCATCTGGTCGGCGAAAAGCTGCTGAAGCAGTTCGGCATCGCGCCGGGCAGTGCGCAGGCGCACGCCTTCACCTGCCTCGACTTCTCGCAGGCGGCGAAGACCTATGGCAAGGTCGGCGGCTTCGCCCACCTCGCCACGCTGGTCAAGCGCATGAAGGCGAGCCGGCCGGGCGCGCTGCTGCTTGACGGCGGCGACACCTGGCAGGGCTCCGGCCTGTCGCTGTGGACGAAGGGGCAGGACATGGTCGACGCCTGCAAGCTGCTCGGCGTCGACGTCATGACCGGCCACTGGGAATTCACCTATGGCGCGGAGCGGGTGAAACAGATCGTCGACGGCGATTTCGCCGGCAAGATCGATTTCGTTGCACAGAACGTCAAAACAACCGACTTCGGCGACCAGGTATTTCCGCCCTTCGTCATCAAGCCGATCAACGGCGTGCCGGTGGCCATCATCGGCCAGGCCTTTCCCTACACACCGATCGCCAACCCGCGCTACTTCACGCCGGACTGGAGTTTCGGCATCAATGACGAAAGCCTGCAGGAACACGTCGATGCCGCGCGCACCAAGGGCGCGCAGGTGGTGGTCGTGCTGTCGCACAACGGCATGGATGTCGACATCAAGATGGCCTCCAGGGTGCGCGGTGTCGATGCCATCCTCGGCGGGCACACGCACGACGGCGTGCCGGCCCCGGTCATCGTGAAGAACGGCGGCGGCCAGACCCTGGTCACCAATGCAGGTTCGAACGGCAAATTCCTCGGCGTGCTCGACTTCGACGTCAAGGGCGGCAAGGTGTCGGACTTCCGCTACCACCTGCTGCCGGTGTTTTCCAACCTGATCCAGCCGGACGCCGACATGGCGTCGCTGATTGCGAAGCTGCGGGCACCGCACGAAGCGAAACTGAATGAAAAGCTCGCGGTGACCGAAGGCCTGCTGTATCGCCGCGGCAACTTCAACGGCAGTTTCGACCAGCTCATCCTCGACGGCCTGATGAAGATGAAGGACGCAGAAATCGCGTTCTCGCCCGGCTTCCGCTGGGGGACCAGCCTGCTGCCGGGCGACCCGATCACGATGGAAAACCTGCTCGACCAGACCGCAATCACCTATCCGTACACGACGCTGACGCCGATGACCGGCGAATTCATCAGGACGGTGCTGGAGGACGTCTGCGACAACCTGTTCAACCCTGATCCCTACTATCAGCAGGGCGGCGACATGGTGCGCGTCGGCGGTCTGCAGTACCGCTGCGACCCGAACGCGAGAATGGGCAGCCGCATCACTGCGATGTCGCTTGGCGGCAAGCCGATCGAGGCGTCGAAAACCTATCGCGTCGCGGGCTGGGCGCCGGTGTCGGAAGAGGCGAAGAACGCCGGCGGCGAACCGATCTGGGATCTGATGGCGCGCTATCTGCGCGATGTGAAAACCATCAAGCCGGTCAAGCTGAACCTGCCCGAACTGCAGGGTGTGGCCGGCAACCCGGGCATGGCCTGA
- the soxY gene encoding thiosulfate oxidation carrier protein SoxY: protein MNTQRREVLKSGSAAGLFGLLVAAGLITTQQAQAAGWDKPAFEAKAMEEALKALGAGKPADSKDVQISGPDIAENGAVVPVGVKSALADTEFIAILIEKNPSMLAASFTLPAGTMADVSTRVKMGQTSNVFALVKAGGSFYMVSKEIKVTLGGCGG, encoded by the coding sequence ATGAACACGCAGCGAAGGGAAGTCCTGAAGAGCGGCAGCGCGGCCGGATTGTTCGGCCTGCTGGTGGCCGCCGGCCTGATCACGACCCAGCAGGCGCAGGCTGCCGGATGGGACAAGCCGGCGTTCGAAGCCAAGGCGATGGAGGAGGCGCTCAAGGCGCTGGGTGCCGGAAAGCCGGCCGATTCGAAGGATGTACAGATCAGCGGCCCCGACATTGCCGAGAACGGCGCGGTGGTGCCGGTCGGCGTCAAGAGCGCGCTCGCCGACACCGAATTCATCGCCATCCTGATCGAGAAGAACCCGAGCATGCTGGCTGCCAGCTTCACATTGCCGGCCGGCACGATGGCTGACGTGAGCACCCGCGTGAAGATGGGCCAGACCTCGAATGTGTTCGCACTGGTCAAGGCCGGCGGCAGCTTCTACATGGTGTCCAAGGAAATCAAGGTGACGCTGGGCGGTTGCGGCGGCTGA
- a CDS encoding MBL fold metallo-hydrolase has product MAGDASLVHPALKPIQVGTHSWYVQGEAGPASLANAGYNSNAGFVVTGDGVVVIDALGTPALGEALIAAIRRVTDQPIRRVLVTHYHADHFYGLQAFKAVGAEVWAHRSGREYIEGEEGRARLEQRRRDLDPWVDGKTRLITADLWLEGDTSFRLGDISFEMIHMGPAHAPDDMVVVVREDGVIYSGDILFIGRIPFVGDADSKRWLTTMDRLLALKPGTLVTGHGPASTDPARDLGLTRDYLTYLRTEMGRAVSDFMPFDEAYARTDWRRWEKMPAFDAANRVNAYGTYLRMEQEALDR; this is encoded by the coding sequence ATGGCGGGCGACGCATCTCTTGTTCATCCGGCGCTCAAGCCGATACAGGTCGGTACCCACAGCTGGTATGTACAGGGTGAGGCCGGTCCGGCCAGTCTGGCCAATGCGGGCTACAACTCCAATGCCGGCTTCGTCGTCACCGGCGACGGGGTGGTCGTGATCGATGCGCTCGGCACCCCCGCGCTGGGCGAGGCGCTGATCGCCGCCATCCGCCGCGTGACCGACCAGCCGATCCGTCGCGTACTGGTCACGCATTACCACGCCGATCATTTCTACGGCCTGCAGGCGTTCAAGGCGGTCGGTGCCGAAGTGTGGGCGCACCGCAGCGGTCGCGAGTACATCGAAGGCGAGGAAGGCCGGGCGCGGCTGGAACAGCGGCGGCGCGATCTCGACCCGTGGGTCGACGGCAAGACGCGGCTGATCACCGCCGACCTCTGGCTGGAGGGCGACACCAGCTTCCGCCTGGGTGACATCAGTTTCGAAATGATCCACATGGGGCCGGCACATGCACCGGACGACATGGTGGTCGTGGTACGCGAAGACGGCGTGATCTATTCCGGCGACATCCTGTTCATCGGCCGCATCCCCTTTGTCGGTGACGCCGACAGCAAACGCTGGCTCACGACGATGGACCGCCTGCTTGCGCTCAAGCCCGGCACGCTGGTCACCGGTCACGGCCCGGCGTCGACCGACCCGGCGCGCGACCTCGGCCTGACACGCGACTATCTGACCTATCTGCGCACCGAAATGGGTCGGGCGGTCAGCGACTTCATGCCGTTCGACGAAGCCTATGCGCGCACCGACTGGAGGCGCTGGGAAAAGATGCCGGCCTTCGACGCCGCCAACCGCGTCAACGCCTATGGCACTTATCTGCGCATGGAGCAGGAGGCGCTCGACAGATGA
- a CDS encoding thioredoxin fold domain-containing protein: MTARAFFALLALLLSPVLFAAPVRTTGPALPTLTNAAKDVRDAGKPGVVVIVLFSLPGCHYCEEVRSHYLAPLARDATQRGRLMIREVDLNSARKLIDFDGSHTTQAAFAQRMKVQFAPTVLFLDADGRQVASPLVGAGKADFYGAYLDDAIAIGVKAATR; encoded by the coding sequence ATGACCGCGCGCGCATTCTTCGCCCTGTTGGCGCTTTTGCTGAGTCCGGTGCTGTTCGCCGCGCCGGTGCGCACCACCGGGCCGGCGCTGCCGACGTTGACGAATGCAGCAAAGGACGTGCGTGATGCCGGCAAGCCGGGCGTCGTGGTCATCGTGCTGTTCTCGCTGCCCGGCTGCCACTACTGCGAAGAAGTGCGCAGCCACTATCTGGCCCCGCTGGCGCGAGATGCCACCCAGCGCGGCCGGCTGATGATCCGCGAAGTCGACCTGAACAGCGCACGCAAGCTGATCGACTTCGACGGCAGCCACACGACGCAGGCCGCATTCGCGCAACGCATGAAGGTGCAGTTCGCGCCGACCGTGCTGTTCCTCGACGCCGACGGCCGGCAAGTCGCTTCGCCGCTGGTCGGTGCCGGCAAGGCCGACTTCTACGGCGCTTACCTCGATGACGCCATCGCGATCGGTGTCAAGGCGGCCACTCGATGA
- the soxZ gene encoding thiosulfate oxidation carrier complex protein SoxZ, which yields MAGPMRIRAASNGTETEVKVLMSHDMETGQRKDASGALVPAHHITELTATHNGRVVLAAQFGPAVSKNPYLQFKFAGGAKGDKVSVSWVDNKGDKRTDEVVVA from the coding sequence ATGGCAGGTCCGATGCGCATCCGCGCCGCCAGCAATGGCACTGAAACCGAAGTGAAAGTATTGATGAGCCACGACATGGAAACCGGCCAGCGCAAGGACGCGTCCGGCGCCCTGGTCCCGGCCCATCACATCACCGAGCTGACGGCCACCCACAACGGCCGCGTCGTGCTGGCCGCCCAGTTCGGCCCGGCGGTATCGAAGAACCCTTACCTGCAGTTCAAGTTTGCCGGCGGCGCCAAGGGCGACAAGGTCAGCGTGAGCTGGGTGGACAACAAGGGCGACAAGCGCACCGACGAAGTCGTCGTGGCCTGA